A single Pan troglodytes isolate AG18354 chromosome 19, NHGRI_mPanTro3-v2.0_pri, whole genome shotgun sequence DNA region contains:
- the GPS1 gene encoding COP9 signalosome complex subunit 1 isoform X4 translates to MPLPVQVFNLQQPASSVSGSGGAESQDRMRDSSAPSSASSSVTDLYCTPHSSRSDLVLPGTAGDFSLSASLSACTLLYEGAVEPMQIDVDPQEDPQNAPDVNYVVENPSLDLEQYAASYSGLMRIERLQFIADHCPTLRVEALKMALSFVQRTFNVDMYEEIHRKLSEATRELQNAPDAIPESGVEPPALDTAWVEATRKKALLKLEKLDTDLKNYKGNSIKESIRRGHDDLGDHYLDCGDLSNALKCYSRARDYCTSAKHVINMCLNVIKVSVYLQNWSHVLSYVSKAESTPEIAEQRGERDSQTQAILTKLKCAAGLAELAARKYKQAAKCLLLASFDHCDFPELLSPSNVAIYGGLCALATFDRQELQRNVISSSSFKLFLELEPQVRDIIFKFYESKYASCLKMLDEMKDNLLLDMYLAPHVRTLYTQIRNRALIQYFSPYVSADMHRMAAAFNTTVAALEDELTQLILEGLISARVDSHSKILYARDVDQRSTTFEKSLLMGKEFQRRAKAMMLRAAVLRNQIHVKSPPREGSQGELTPANSQSRMSTNM, encoded by the exons CAGCCAGCCAGCTCTGTGTCAGGGTCGGGGGGTGCAGAAAGTCAGGACAGAATGAGGGATAGCTCGGCCCCCAGCTCGGCCTCCTCGTCAGTGACAGATCTGTACTGCACCCCTCACAGCAGTAGGTCAGACCTCGTCCTGCCCGGCACGGCCGGGGACTTCAGCCTGAGCGCCAGCCTGTCGGCCTGTACGCTGCTCTACGAG GGGGCCGTGGAGCCCATGCAGATCGACGTGGACCCCCAGGAAGACCCGCAGAATGCACCTGACGTCAACTACGTGGTGGAGAACCCCAGCCTG GATCTGGAACAGTACGCGGCCAGCTACAGCGGCCTGATGCGCATCGAACGGCTGCAGTTCATTGCTGATCACTGCCCCACGCTGCGGGTGGAGGCCCTGAAGATGGCCCTCTCCTTCGTGCAGAGAACCTTTAACGTGGACATGTACGAGGAGATCCACCGCAAGCTCTCAGAGGCCACCAG GGAGCTGCAGAACGCACCCGACGCCATCCCCGAGAGCGGCGTGGAGCCCCCAGCCCTGGACACGGCCTGGGTGGAGGCCACGCGGAAGAAGGCGCTGCTGAAGCTGGAGAAGCTGGACACAGACCTGAAGAACTACAAGGGCAACTCCATCAAGGAGAGCATCCGGCGCGGCCACGACGACCTGGGCGACCACTATCTGGACTGTGGGGACCTCAGCAACGCCCTCAAGTGCTACTCCCGGGCCCGGGACTACTGCACCAGCGCCAAACACGTCATCAACATGTGCCTCAACGTCATCAAG GTCAGCGTCTACTTGCAGAATTGGTCTCATGTGCTCAGCTACGTCAGCAAGGCTGAGTCCACCCCAGAGATTGCCGAG CAGCGAGGAGAGCGTGACAGCCAGACCCAGGCCATCCTCACCAAGCTCAAGTGTGCTGCAG GCTTGGCAGAGCTGGCCGCCAGGAAGTACAAGCAGGCTGCCAAGTGCCTCCTGCTGGCTTCCTTTGATCACTGTGACTTCCCTGAG CTGCTGTCCCCCAGCAACGTGGCCATCTACGGTGGCCTGTGCGCCTTGGCTACCTTTGACCGGCAGGAGCTGCAGCGCAATGTCATCTCCAGCAG CTCCTTCAAGTTGTTCTTGGAGCTGGAGCCACAGGTCCGAGACATCATCTTCAAATTCTACGAGTCCAAGTACGCCTCATGTCTCAAGATGCTGGATGAGATGAAG gacaacctgctcctggacATGTATCTGGCCCCCCATGTCAGGACCCTGTACACCCAGATTCGCAACCGTGCCCTCATCCAG TATTTCAGCCCCTACGTGTCAGCTGACATGCATAGGATGGCGGCAGCCTTCAATACCACGGTGGCCGCCCTGGAGGATGAGCTGACGCAGCTAATCCTGGAGGGGCTGATCAGTGCCCGTGTGGACTCACACAGCAAG ATCCTGTACGCCCGGGACGTGGATCAGCGCAGCACCACCTTTGAGAAGTCTCTGTTGATGGGCAAGGAGTTCCAGCGCCGTGCCAAGGCCATGATGCTGCGGGCAGCTGTGCTCCGCAACCAGATCCATGTCAAG TCCCCGCCCAGAGAAGGGAGCCAGGGGGAGCTgactccagccaacagccagtcCCGGATGAGCACCAACATGTGA
- the GPS1 gene encoding COP9 signalosome complex subunit 1 isoform X13, producing the protein MPLPVQVFNLQQPASSVSGSGGAESQDRMRDSSAPSSASSSVTDLYCTPHSSRSDLVLPGTAGDFSLSASLSACTLLYEGAVEPMQIDVDPQEDPQNAPDVNYVVENPSLDLEQYAASYSGLMRIERLQFIADHCPTLRVEALKMALSFVQRTFNVDMYEEIHRKLSEATRSSLRELQNAPDAIPESGVEPPALDTAWVEATRKKALLKLEKLDTDLKNYKGNSIKESIRRGHDDLGDHYLDCGDLSNALKCYSRARDYCTSAKHVINMCLNVIKVSVYLQNWSHVLSYVSKAESTPEIAEQRGERDSQTQAILTKLKCAAGLAELAARKYKQAAKCLLLASFDHCDFPELLSPSNVAIYGGLCALATFDRQELQRNVISSSSFKLFLELEPQVRDIIFKFYESKYASCLKMLDEMKDNLLLDMYLAPHVRTLYTQIRNRALIQYFSPYVSADMHRMAAAFNTTVAALEDELTQLILEGLISARVDSHSKILYARDVDQRSTTFEKSLLMGKEFQRRAKAMMLRAAVLRNQIHVKSPPREGSQGELTPANSQSRMSTNM; encoded by the exons CAGCCAGCCAGCTCTGTGTCAGGGTCGGGGGGTGCAGAAAGTCAGGACAGAATGAGGGATAGCTCGGCCCCCAGCTCGGCCTCCTCGTCAGTGACAGATCTGTACTGCACCCCTCACAGCAGTAGGTCAGACCTCGTCCTGCCCGGCACGGCCGGGGACTTCAGCCTGAGCGCCAGCCTGTCGGCCTGTACGCTGCTCTACGAG GGGGCCGTGGAGCCCATGCAGATCGACGTGGACCCCCAGGAAGACCCGCAGAATGCACCTGACGTCAACTACGTGGTGGAGAACCCCAGCCTG GATCTGGAACAGTACGCGGCCAGCTACAGCGGCCTGATGCGCATCGAACGGCTGCAGTTCATTGCTGATCACTGCCCCACGCTGCGGGTGGAGGCCCTGAAGATGGCCCTCTCCTTCGTGCAGAGAACCTTTAACGTGGACATGTACGAGGAGATCCACCGCAAGCTCTCAGAGGCCACCAG GTCCTCTCTCAGGGAGCTGCAGAACGCACCCGACGCCATCCCCGAGAGCGGCGTGGAGCCCCCAGCCCTGGACACGGCCTGGGTGGAGGCCACGCGGAAGAAGGCGCTGCTGAAGCTGGAGAAGCTGGACACAGACCTGAAGAACTACAAGGGCAACTCCATCAAGGAGAGCATCCGGCGCGGCCACGACGACCTGGGCGACCACTATCTGGACTGTGGGGACCTCAGCAACGCCCTCAAGTGCTACTCCCGGGCCCGGGACTACTGCACCAGCGCCAAACACGTCATCAACATGTGCCTCAACGTCATCAAG GTCAGCGTCTACTTGCAGAATTGGTCTCATGTGCTCAGCTACGTCAGCAAGGCTGAGTCCACCCCAGAGATTGCCGAG CAGCGAGGAGAGCGTGACAGCCAGACCCAGGCCATCCTCACCAAGCTCAAGTGTGCTGCAG GCTTGGCAGAGCTGGCCGCCAGGAAGTACAAGCAGGCTGCCAAGTGCCTCCTGCTGGCTTCCTTTGATCACTGTGACTTCCCTGAG CTGCTGTCCCCCAGCAACGTGGCCATCTACGGTGGCCTGTGCGCCTTGGCTACCTTTGACCGGCAGGAGCTGCAGCGCAATGTCATCTCCAGCAG CTCCTTCAAGTTGTTCTTGGAGCTGGAGCCACAGGTCCGAGACATCATCTTCAAATTCTACGAGTCCAAGTACGCCTCATGTCTCAAGATGCTGGATGAGATGAAG gacaacctgctcctggacATGTATCTGGCCCCCCATGTCAGGACCCTGTACACCCAGATTCGCAACCGTGCCCTCATCCAG TATTTCAGCCCCTACGTGTCAGCTGACATGCATAGGATGGCGGCAGCCTTCAATACCACGGTGGCCGCCCTGGAGGATGAGCTGACGCAGCTAATCCTGGAGGGGCTGATCAGTGCCCGTGTGGACTCACACAGCAAG ATCCTGTACGCCCGGGACGTGGATCAGCGCAGCACCACCTTTGAGAAGTCTCTGTTGATGGGCAAGGAGTTCCAGCGCCGTGCCAAGGCCATGATGCTGCGGGCAGCTGTGCTCCGCAACCAGATCCATGTCAAG TCCCCGCCCAGAGAAGGGAGCCAGGGGGAGCTgactccagccaacagccagtcCCGGATGAGCACCAACATGTGA
- the GPS1 gene encoding COP9 signalosome complex subunit 1 isoform X6, with translation MPLPVQVFNLQQPASSVSGSGGAESQDRMRDSSAPSSASSSVTDLYCTPHSSRSDLVLPGTAGDFSLSASLSACTLLYEGAVEPMQIDVDPQEDPQNAPDVNYVVENPSLDLEQYAASYSGLMRIERLQFIADHCPTLRVEALKMALSFVQRTFNVDMYEEIHRKLSEATRELQNAPDAIPESGVEPPALDTAWVEATRKKALLKLEKLDTDLKNYKGNSIKESIRRGHDDLGDHYLDCGDLSNALKCYSRARDYCTSAKHVINMCLNVIKVSVYLQNWSHVLSYVSKAESTPEIAERGERDSQTQAILTKLKCAAGLAELAARKYKQAAKCLLLASFDHCDFPELLSPSNVAIYGGLCALATFDRQELQRNVISSSSFKLFLELEPQVRDIIFKFYESKYASCLKMLDEMKDNLLLDMYLAPHVRTLYTQIRNRALIQYFSPYVSADMHRMAAAFNTTVAALEDELTQLILEGLISARVDSHSKILYARDVDQRSTTFEKSLLMGKEFQRRAKAMMLRAAVLRNQIHVKSPPREGSQGELTPANSQSRMSTNM, from the exons CAGCCAGCCAGCTCTGTGTCAGGGTCGGGGGGTGCAGAAAGTCAGGACAGAATGAGGGATAGCTCGGCCCCCAGCTCGGCCTCCTCGTCAGTGACAGATCTGTACTGCACCCCTCACAGCAGTAGGTCAGACCTCGTCCTGCCCGGCACGGCCGGGGACTTCAGCCTGAGCGCCAGCCTGTCGGCCTGTACGCTGCTCTACGAG GGGGCCGTGGAGCCCATGCAGATCGACGTGGACCCCCAGGAAGACCCGCAGAATGCACCTGACGTCAACTACGTGGTGGAGAACCCCAGCCTG GATCTGGAACAGTACGCGGCCAGCTACAGCGGCCTGATGCGCATCGAACGGCTGCAGTTCATTGCTGATCACTGCCCCACGCTGCGGGTGGAGGCCCTGAAGATGGCCCTCTCCTTCGTGCAGAGAACCTTTAACGTGGACATGTACGAGGAGATCCACCGCAAGCTCTCAGAGGCCACCAG GGAGCTGCAGAACGCACCCGACGCCATCCCCGAGAGCGGCGTGGAGCCCCCAGCCCTGGACACGGCCTGGGTGGAGGCCACGCGGAAGAAGGCGCTGCTGAAGCTGGAGAAGCTGGACACAGACCTGAAGAACTACAAGGGCAACTCCATCAAGGAGAGCATCCGGCGCGGCCACGACGACCTGGGCGACCACTATCTGGACTGTGGGGACCTCAGCAACGCCCTCAAGTGCTACTCCCGGGCCCGGGACTACTGCACCAGCGCCAAACACGTCATCAACATGTGCCTCAACGTCATCAAG GTCAGCGTCTACTTGCAGAATTGGTCTCATGTGCTCAGCTACGTCAGCAAGGCTGAGTCCACCCCAGAGATTGCCGAG CGAGGAGAGCGTGACAGCCAGACCCAGGCCATCCTCACCAAGCTCAAGTGTGCTGCAG GCTTGGCAGAGCTGGCCGCCAGGAAGTACAAGCAGGCTGCCAAGTGCCTCCTGCTGGCTTCCTTTGATCACTGTGACTTCCCTGAG CTGCTGTCCCCCAGCAACGTGGCCATCTACGGTGGCCTGTGCGCCTTGGCTACCTTTGACCGGCAGGAGCTGCAGCGCAATGTCATCTCCAGCAG CTCCTTCAAGTTGTTCTTGGAGCTGGAGCCACAGGTCCGAGACATCATCTTCAAATTCTACGAGTCCAAGTACGCCTCATGTCTCAAGATGCTGGATGAGATGAAG gacaacctgctcctggacATGTATCTGGCCCCCCATGTCAGGACCCTGTACACCCAGATTCGCAACCGTGCCCTCATCCAG TATTTCAGCCCCTACGTGTCAGCTGACATGCATAGGATGGCGGCAGCCTTCAATACCACGGTGGCCGCCCTGGAGGATGAGCTGACGCAGCTAATCCTGGAGGGGCTGATCAGTGCCCGTGTGGACTCACACAGCAAG ATCCTGTACGCCCGGGACGTGGATCAGCGCAGCACCACCTTTGAGAAGTCTCTGTTGATGGGCAAGGAGTTCCAGCGCCGTGCCAAGGCCATGATGCTGCGGGCAGCTGTGCTCCGCAACCAGATCCATGTCAAG TCCCCGCCCAGAGAAGGGAGCCAGGGGGAGCTgactccagccaacagccagtcCCGGATGAGCACCAACATGTGA
- the GPS1 gene encoding COP9 signalosome complex subunit 1 isoform X2, translated as MPLPVQVFNLQQPASSVSGSGGAESQDRMRDSSAPSSASSSVTDLYCTPHSSRSDLVLPGTAGDFSLSASLSACTLLYEGAVEPMQIDVDPQEDPQNAPDVNYVVENPSLDLEQYAASYSGLMRIERLQFIADHCPTLRVEALKMALSFVQRTFNVDMYEEIHRKLSEATRSSLRELQNAPDAIPESGVEPPALDTAWVEATRKKALLKLEKLDTDLKNYKGNSIKESIRRGHDDLGDHYLDCGDLSNALKCYSRARDYCTSAKHVINMCLNVIKVSVYLQNWSHVLSYVSKAESTPEIAERGERDSQTQAILTKLKCAAGLAELAARKYKQAAKCLLLASFDHCDFPELLSPSNVAIYGGLCALATFDRQELQRNVISSSSFKLFLELEPQVRDIIFKFYESKYASCLKMLDEMKDNLLLDMYLAPHVRTLYTQIRNRALIQYFSPYVSADMHRMAAAFNTTVAALEDELTQLILEGLISARVDSHSKILYARDVDQRSTTFEKSLLMGKEFQRRAKAMMLRAAVLRNQIHVKSPPREGSQGELTPANSQSRMSTNM; from the exons CAGCCAGCCAGCTCTGTGTCAGGGTCGGGGGGTGCAGAAAGTCAGGACAGAATGAGGGATAGCTCGGCCCCCAGCTCGGCCTCCTCGTCAGTGACAGATCTGTACTGCACCCCTCACAGCAGTAGGTCAGACCTCGTCCTGCCCGGCACGGCCGGGGACTTCAGCCTGAGCGCCAGCCTGTCGGCCTGTACGCTGCTCTACGAG GGGGCCGTGGAGCCCATGCAGATCGACGTGGACCCCCAGGAAGACCCGCAGAATGCACCTGACGTCAACTACGTGGTGGAGAACCCCAGCCTG GATCTGGAACAGTACGCGGCCAGCTACAGCGGCCTGATGCGCATCGAACGGCTGCAGTTCATTGCTGATCACTGCCCCACGCTGCGGGTGGAGGCCCTGAAGATGGCCCTCTCCTTCGTGCAGAGAACCTTTAACGTGGACATGTACGAGGAGATCCACCGCAAGCTCTCAGAGGCCACCAG GTCCTCTCTCAGGGAGCTGCAGAACGCACCCGACGCCATCCCCGAGAGCGGCGTGGAGCCCCCAGCCCTGGACACGGCCTGGGTGGAGGCCACGCGGAAGAAGGCGCTGCTGAAGCTGGAGAAGCTGGACACAGACCTGAAGAACTACAAGGGCAACTCCATCAAGGAGAGCATCCGGCGCGGCCACGACGACCTGGGCGACCACTATCTGGACTGTGGGGACCTCAGCAACGCCCTCAAGTGCTACTCCCGGGCCCGGGACTACTGCACCAGCGCCAAACACGTCATCAACATGTGCCTCAACGTCATCAAG GTCAGCGTCTACTTGCAGAATTGGTCTCATGTGCTCAGCTACGTCAGCAAGGCTGAGTCCACCCCAGAGATTGCCGAG CGAGGAGAGCGTGACAGCCAGACCCAGGCCATCCTCACCAAGCTCAAGTGTGCTGCAG GCTTGGCAGAGCTGGCCGCCAGGAAGTACAAGCAGGCTGCCAAGTGCCTCCTGCTGGCTTCCTTTGATCACTGTGACTTCCCTGAG CTGCTGTCCCCCAGCAACGTGGCCATCTACGGTGGCCTGTGCGCCTTGGCTACCTTTGACCGGCAGGAGCTGCAGCGCAATGTCATCTCCAGCAG CTCCTTCAAGTTGTTCTTGGAGCTGGAGCCACAGGTCCGAGACATCATCTTCAAATTCTACGAGTCCAAGTACGCCTCATGTCTCAAGATGCTGGATGAGATGAAG gacaacctgctcctggacATGTATCTGGCCCCCCATGTCAGGACCCTGTACACCCAGATTCGCAACCGTGCCCTCATCCAG TATTTCAGCCCCTACGTGTCAGCTGACATGCATAGGATGGCGGCAGCCTTCAATACCACGGTGGCCGCCCTGGAGGATGAGCTGACGCAGCTAATCCTGGAGGGGCTGATCAGTGCCCGTGTGGACTCACACAGCAAG ATCCTGTACGCCCGGGACGTGGATCAGCGCAGCACCACCTTTGAGAAGTCTCTGTTGATGGGCAAGGAGTTCCAGCGCCGTGCCAAGGCCATGATGCTGCGGGCAGCTGTGCTCCGCAACCAGATCCATGTCAAG TCCCCGCCCAGAGAAGGGAGCCAGGGGGAGCTgactccagccaacagccagtcCCGGATGAGCACCAACATGTGA
- the GPS1 gene encoding COP9 signalosome complex subunit 1 isoform X5 — MPLPVQVFNLQPASSVSGSGGAESQDRMRDSSAPSSASSSVTDLYCTPHSSRSDLVLPGTAGDFSLSASLSACTLLYEGAVEPMQIDVDPQEDPQNAPDVNYVVENPSLDLEQYAASYSGLMRIERLQFIADHCPTLRVEALKMALSFVQRTFNVDMYEEIHRKLSEATRELQNAPDAIPESGVEPPALDTAWVEATRKKALLKLEKLDTDLKNYKGNSIKESIRRGHDDLGDHYLDCGDLSNALKCYSRARDYCTSAKHVINMCLNVIKVSVYLQNWSHVLSYVSKAESTPEIAEQRGERDSQTQAILTKLKCAAGLAELAARKYKQAAKCLLLASFDHCDFPELLSPSNVAIYGGLCALATFDRQELQRNVISSSSFKLFLELEPQVRDIIFKFYESKYASCLKMLDEMKDNLLLDMYLAPHVRTLYTQIRNRALIQYFSPYVSADMHRMAAAFNTTVAALEDELTQLILEGLISARVDSHSKILYARDVDQRSTTFEKSLLMGKEFQRRAKAMMLRAAVLRNQIHVKSPPREGSQGELTPANSQSRMSTNM; from the exons CCAGCCAGCTCTGTGTCAGGGTCGGGGGGTGCAGAAAGTCAGGACAGAATGAGGGATAGCTCGGCCCCCAGCTCGGCCTCCTCGTCAGTGACAGATCTGTACTGCACCCCTCACAGCAGTAGGTCAGACCTCGTCCTGCCCGGCACGGCCGGGGACTTCAGCCTGAGCGCCAGCCTGTCGGCCTGTACGCTGCTCTACGAG GGGGCCGTGGAGCCCATGCAGATCGACGTGGACCCCCAGGAAGACCCGCAGAATGCACCTGACGTCAACTACGTGGTGGAGAACCCCAGCCTG GATCTGGAACAGTACGCGGCCAGCTACAGCGGCCTGATGCGCATCGAACGGCTGCAGTTCATTGCTGATCACTGCCCCACGCTGCGGGTGGAGGCCCTGAAGATGGCCCTCTCCTTCGTGCAGAGAACCTTTAACGTGGACATGTACGAGGAGATCCACCGCAAGCTCTCAGAGGCCACCAG GGAGCTGCAGAACGCACCCGACGCCATCCCCGAGAGCGGCGTGGAGCCCCCAGCCCTGGACACGGCCTGGGTGGAGGCCACGCGGAAGAAGGCGCTGCTGAAGCTGGAGAAGCTGGACACAGACCTGAAGAACTACAAGGGCAACTCCATCAAGGAGAGCATCCGGCGCGGCCACGACGACCTGGGCGACCACTATCTGGACTGTGGGGACCTCAGCAACGCCCTCAAGTGCTACTCCCGGGCCCGGGACTACTGCACCAGCGCCAAACACGTCATCAACATGTGCCTCAACGTCATCAAG GTCAGCGTCTACTTGCAGAATTGGTCTCATGTGCTCAGCTACGTCAGCAAGGCTGAGTCCACCCCAGAGATTGCCGAG CAGCGAGGAGAGCGTGACAGCCAGACCCAGGCCATCCTCACCAAGCTCAAGTGTGCTGCAG GCTTGGCAGAGCTGGCCGCCAGGAAGTACAAGCAGGCTGCCAAGTGCCTCCTGCTGGCTTCCTTTGATCACTGTGACTTCCCTGAG CTGCTGTCCCCCAGCAACGTGGCCATCTACGGTGGCCTGTGCGCCTTGGCTACCTTTGACCGGCAGGAGCTGCAGCGCAATGTCATCTCCAGCAG CTCCTTCAAGTTGTTCTTGGAGCTGGAGCCACAGGTCCGAGACATCATCTTCAAATTCTACGAGTCCAAGTACGCCTCATGTCTCAAGATGCTGGATGAGATGAAG gacaacctgctcctggacATGTATCTGGCCCCCCATGTCAGGACCCTGTACACCCAGATTCGCAACCGTGCCCTCATCCAG TATTTCAGCCCCTACGTGTCAGCTGACATGCATAGGATGGCGGCAGCCTTCAATACCACGGTGGCCGCCCTGGAGGATGAGCTGACGCAGCTAATCCTGGAGGGGCTGATCAGTGCCCGTGTGGACTCACACAGCAAG ATCCTGTACGCCCGGGACGTGGATCAGCGCAGCACCACCTTTGAGAAGTCTCTGTTGATGGGCAAGGAGTTCCAGCGCCGTGCCAAGGCCATGATGCTGCGGGCAGCTGTGCTCCGCAACCAGATCCATGTCAAG TCCCCGCCCAGAGAAGGGAGCCAGGGGGAGCTgactccagccaacagccagtcCCGGATGAGCACCAACATGTGA
- the GPS1 gene encoding COP9 signalosome complex subunit 1 isoform X3 codes for MPLPVQVFNLQPASSVSGSGGAESQDRMRDSSAPSSASSSVTDLYCTPHSSRSDLVLPGTAGDFSLSASLSACTLLYEGAVEPMQIDVDPQEDPQNAPDVNYVVENPSLDLEQYAASYSGLMRIERLQFIADHCPTLRVEALKMALSFVQRTFNVDMYEEIHRKLSEATRSSLRELQNAPDAIPESGVEPPALDTAWVEATRKKALLKLEKLDTDLKNYKGNSIKESIRRGHDDLGDHYLDCGDLSNALKCYSRARDYCTSAKHVINMCLNVIKVSVYLQNWSHVLSYVSKAESTPEIAERGERDSQTQAILTKLKCAAGLAELAARKYKQAAKCLLLASFDHCDFPELLSPSNVAIYGGLCALATFDRQELQRNVISSSSFKLFLELEPQVRDIIFKFYESKYASCLKMLDEMKDNLLLDMYLAPHVRTLYTQIRNRALIQYFSPYVSADMHRMAAAFNTTVAALEDELTQLILEGLISARVDSHSKILYARDVDQRSTTFEKSLLMGKEFQRRAKAMMLRAAVLRNQIHVKSPPREGSQGELTPANSQSRMSTNM; via the exons CCAGCCAGCTCTGTGTCAGGGTCGGGGGGTGCAGAAAGTCAGGACAGAATGAGGGATAGCTCGGCCCCCAGCTCGGCCTCCTCGTCAGTGACAGATCTGTACTGCACCCCTCACAGCAGTAGGTCAGACCTCGTCCTGCCCGGCACGGCCGGGGACTTCAGCCTGAGCGCCAGCCTGTCGGCCTGTACGCTGCTCTACGAG GGGGCCGTGGAGCCCATGCAGATCGACGTGGACCCCCAGGAAGACCCGCAGAATGCACCTGACGTCAACTACGTGGTGGAGAACCCCAGCCTG GATCTGGAACAGTACGCGGCCAGCTACAGCGGCCTGATGCGCATCGAACGGCTGCAGTTCATTGCTGATCACTGCCCCACGCTGCGGGTGGAGGCCCTGAAGATGGCCCTCTCCTTCGTGCAGAGAACCTTTAACGTGGACATGTACGAGGAGATCCACCGCAAGCTCTCAGAGGCCACCAG GTCCTCTCTCAGGGAGCTGCAGAACGCACCCGACGCCATCCCCGAGAGCGGCGTGGAGCCCCCAGCCCTGGACACGGCCTGGGTGGAGGCCACGCGGAAGAAGGCGCTGCTGAAGCTGGAGAAGCTGGACACAGACCTGAAGAACTACAAGGGCAACTCCATCAAGGAGAGCATCCGGCGCGGCCACGACGACCTGGGCGACCACTATCTGGACTGTGGGGACCTCAGCAACGCCCTCAAGTGCTACTCCCGGGCCCGGGACTACTGCACCAGCGCCAAACACGTCATCAACATGTGCCTCAACGTCATCAAG GTCAGCGTCTACTTGCAGAATTGGTCTCATGTGCTCAGCTACGTCAGCAAGGCTGAGTCCACCCCAGAGATTGCCGAG CGAGGAGAGCGTGACAGCCAGACCCAGGCCATCCTCACCAAGCTCAAGTGTGCTGCAG GCTTGGCAGAGCTGGCCGCCAGGAAGTACAAGCAGGCTGCCAAGTGCCTCCTGCTGGCTTCCTTTGATCACTGTGACTTCCCTGAG CTGCTGTCCCCCAGCAACGTGGCCATCTACGGTGGCCTGTGCGCCTTGGCTACCTTTGACCGGCAGGAGCTGCAGCGCAATGTCATCTCCAGCAG CTCCTTCAAGTTGTTCTTGGAGCTGGAGCCACAGGTCCGAGACATCATCTTCAAATTCTACGAGTCCAAGTACGCCTCATGTCTCAAGATGCTGGATGAGATGAAG gacaacctgctcctggacATGTATCTGGCCCCCCATGTCAGGACCCTGTACACCCAGATTCGCAACCGTGCCCTCATCCAG TATTTCAGCCCCTACGTGTCAGCTGACATGCATAGGATGGCGGCAGCCTTCAATACCACGGTGGCCGCCCTGGAGGATGAGCTGACGCAGCTAATCCTGGAGGGGCTGATCAGTGCCCGTGTGGACTCACACAGCAAG ATCCTGTACGCCCGGGACGTGGATCAGCGCAGCACCACCTTTGAGAAGTCTCTGTTGATGGGCAAGGAGTTCCAGCGCCGTGCCAAGGCCATGATGCTGCGGGCAGCTGTGCTCCGCAACCAGATCCATGTCAAG TCCCCGCCCAGAGAAGGGAGCCAGGGGGAGCTgactccagccaacagccagtcCCGGATGAGCACCAACATGTGA